In the genome of Polaribacter atrinae, one region contains:
- the cydB gene encoding cytochrome d ubiquinol oxidase subunit II, producing MEIFWYIIIATVLGIFFVLDGYDFGTGIIHLFFAKKENDKEVITKSAGLFWDSNEVWLVAAGGMLFMAFPTFYASVFSGFYLPLIIVLWLIIFRAMGLEFRGQFKYQMWKDIWDVSFGVSSLLLALFFGIALGNIVRGVNLGGVENGISVYEGHYFFLPLWDSSFSPISETPGIIDWFTIIIGFISVVTLAIHGANWVILKTNSSINLKLKGVIFKLNIALAILTVFSLFVWQIVNPDSLNNFVDKPYLIVFPILYFTGLIGLFFIKKIKKDVHAFWLSTLLILGGITSSLASLFPVILPSVNDVHEPLTIYNTAAPEYGLSVAFIWGIIGIILIVVYSIIQKRLKGGKVDKMDYGH from the coding sequence ATGGAAATATTTTGGTACATTATAATAGCAACTGTTTTAGGCATCTTTTTTGTTTTAGACGGATATGATTTTGGAACAGGAATCATTCATTTGTTTTTTGCTAAAAAGGAAAATGACAAAGAAGTAATTACAAAATCTGCAGGTTTATTTTGGGATTCTAATGAGGTTTGGTTAGTGGCTGCGGGTGGAATGCTGTTTATGGCTTTTCCTACTTTTTACGCATCCGTTTTTAGTGGGTTCTACTTACCCTTAATCATCGTTTTGTGGTTGATTATTTTTAGAGCTATGGGGTTAGAGTTCAGAGGTCAATTTAAATATCAAATGTGGAAAGACATTTGGGATGTTTCCTTTGGAGTTTCTAGTTTGTTGTTAGCCTTGTTTTTTGGTATTGCTTTAGGTAATATTGTAAGAGGTGTAAATCTAGGAGGTGTAGAAAATGGTATTTCTGTTTATGAAGGACATTATTTTTTTTTGCCATTATGGGATAGCAGTTTTAGTCCGATAAGCGAAACGCCAGGTATAATCGATTGGTTTACTATCATTATCGGTTTTATTTCTGTGGTTACTTTGGCAATACATGGTGCTAATTGGGTAATTTTAAAAACCAATTCATCTATCAATTTAAAATTGAAAGGTGTTATTTTTAAGTTGAATATTGCCTTGGCTATACTTACTGTATTTTCTTTATTTGTTTGGCAAATAGTGAATCCAGATTCTTTAAATAATTTTGTTGATAAACCTTATTTAATTGTATTTCCTATTCTGTATTTTACAGGATTAATTGGCTTGTTCTTTATCAAAAAAATTAAAAAAGATGTTCATGCTTTTTGGTTATCAACTTTATTAATTTTAGGAGGAATTACCTCTTCTTTGGCTTCTTTGTTTCCCGTTATTTTACCTTCTGTTAATGATGTTCATGAACCACTTACTATATACAATACTGCCGCACCAGAATACGGTTTGTCTGTGGCGTTTATTTGGGGGATTATTGGTATTATCTTAATAGTAGTTTATTCAATTATTCAAAAAAGATTAAAGGGTGGTAAAGTAGATAAAATGGATTATGGGCATTAG
- a CDS encoding TlpA family protein disulfide reductase encodes MKKNKNTKKTWIQNGVFVLILITLYATGLHTEVIGFAQRGVLATGIMNPDVKEITNKKNSKTISEYTKADLNIKLIDSDGKIVSLADLKDTVIFLNYWATWCPPCIAEMPSISKLHKEMGKDVAFILLSFDKDFETAKAFNKRKDYNLPIYTLATNLPAMLQSSALPTTYIIDRDGNIVLTHEGMANYNTDEFRVFLENLK; translated from the coding sequence ATGAAAAAAAATAAAAACACAAAGAAAACGTGGATCCAGAACGGAGTTTTTGTATTAATACTTATTACACTTTACGCTACAGGTTTGCATACAGAAGTAATTGGTTTTGCACAACGAGGCGTATTAGCTACTGGCATAATGAACCCTGATGTAAAGGAAATCACAAACAAAAAAAACTCTAAAACTATTTCTGAATACACAAAGGCAGATTTAAATATAAAGTTGATAGATAGCGATGGTAAAATTGTTTCTTTAGCAGACTTAAAAGATACAGTAATATTTCTAAATTATTGGGCAACCTGGTGTCCTCCTTGTATTGCAGAAATGCCTAGTATCAGTAAATTACATAAAGAAATGGGGAAAGATGTTGCTTTTATCCTCTTGTCTTTCGATAAAGATTTTGAAACTGCAAAGGCTTTTAATAAACGAAAAGATTATAATTTACCAATTTATACGCTTGCTACTAATTTGCCTGCAATGTTACAATCATCTGCTTTACCAACAACTTATATCATTGATCGTGACGGAAATATTGTATTAACACATGAGGGAATGGCCAATTACAACACAGATGAATTTAGAGTGTTTTTAGAAAATCTAAAATAA
- a CDS encoding amino acid permease codes for MSKTKKFGTFAGVFTPSILTILGVIMYMRLGWVVGNAGLLGAILIIIIAHVISISTGLSVSSVATDKKIGAGGIYYVLSRSMGVPIGGSIGIALYVGTAFSIALYLIGFAESFNSYLGFGMEINDFRITGTIALVLLTALALISTSVALKSQYFILAAIVLSIVSIFFGSHNFTPQTVSMFSTEGSVPLEVVFAIFFPAVTGFTAGIAMSGDLKDPKNSIPKGTLLAIGVGLIVYLVLAVFIAYTIDSEVLKSDYNILMKIAFFAPAVIAGVWGATLSSALGGILGGPRILQAMSVDKVTPRFFAKGRGENNEPVNALLLVFLIAEAGILIGELDVIARVVSMFYLTAYGFINLSYFLESWANPDFQPTFKIKRWIGLVGFVACFGVMFKLDMIAMIAALAVISGLYFMLRRKEVKINSTDIWKSVWENVVNKGLMRIDTKHDIETNWNPNIILFSGSSEHQRYLLELSKAVSGKTGVVTNFKLIVDKESKVPLKKREQVVREDMYNDLGIFARQIKVNNLYKGITNIATTFGFSGVEPNTIMMGWPKGLEDSSEYAEMTETLLYLDYNLLYLDFDRKSKFGRYKTIDLWWRETDSKNAEMMLNIARFIIAAPKWNQTSIRVLFVDNNNVGPEIIHAKISKLVEDLRVLVQIVIVENVIDQIPFYDLIKKYSKSTDLTVVGIPNYKIEKQAQFILKTNDLFETIGSTLLVKAANNFNVLDLDFVEDE; via the coding sequence ATGTCAAAAACTAAAAAATTCGGCACATTTGCAGGTGTTTTTACACCGTCAATACTCACAATTTTAGGAGTAATTATGTATATGCGTCTCGGTTGGGTAGTTGGAAACGCTGGTTTATTAGGTGCTATTCTAATTATTATAATTGCACATGTAATTTCTATTTCAACGGGGCTAAGTGTGTCTTCTGTTGCAACTGATAAAAAAATAGGAGCAGGCGGAATTTACTATGTCCTTTCTAGAAGTATGGGAGTGCCAATTGGTGGTTCTATTGGTATTGCTTTGTATGTTGGTACTGCTTTTTCTATCGCATTATATTTAATAGGTTTTGCAGAAAGTTTTAATAGCTATTTAGGCTTTGGTATGGAGATAAATGATTTTAGAATCACTGGAACCATTGCCTTAGTTTTACTTACTGCTTTGGCTTTAATAAGTACATCTGTAGCCTTAAAATCGCAATATTTTATTTTAGCAGCTATTGTATTGTCAATTGTTTCCATCTTTTTTGGGTCACATAATTTTACACCACAAACGGTATCTATGTTTTCTACTGAAGGATCGGTTCCTTTAGAGGTTGTTTTTGCTATATTTTTCCCCGCAGTTACTGGTTTTACTGCAGGAATAGCAATGAGCGGAGATTTAAAAGATCCTAAAAATTCTATTCCAAAAGGTACGTTACTCGCTATTGGTGTTGGTTTAATTGTGTATTTGGTATTGGCTGTTTTTATAGCATATACAATAGATTCTGAAGTCTTAAAATCGGATTATAATATTTTAATGAAAATAGCCTTTTTTGCTCCTGCCGTAATTGCTGGAGTTTGGGGCGCAACATTATCATCCGCTTTAGGTGGAATTTTAGGCGGCCCAAGAATTTTACAAGCCATGTCTGTAGATAAAGTAACACCTCGTTTTTTTGCAAAGGGAAGGGGTGAAAATAATGAGCCTGTAAATGCTTTATTACTGGTATTTTTAATAGCAGAAGCCGGAATTTTAATTGGTGAATTAGATGTTATTGCGCGTGTAGTTTCTATGTTTTATTTAACTGCTTATGGTTTTATTAACCTATCTTATTTTCTAGAAAGTTGGGCTAATCCAGATTTTCAACCCACCTTTAAAATTAAAAGATGGATTGGGTTGGTAGGGTTTGTGGCTTGTTTTGGAGTGATGTTTAAATTAGACATGATTGCAATGATTGCTGCTTTGGCGGTAATTAGTGGTTTGTATTTTATGCTGAGGCGAAAGGAAGTGAAAATAAATTCTACAGATATCTGGAAAAGCGTTTGGGAAAATGTGGTGAATAAAGGATTGATGAGGATTGATACAAAACACGATATTGAGACTAATTGGAACCCAAACATTATTCTTTTTAGCGGTAGCAGTGAACATCAACGATATTTATTAGAATTAAGTAAAGCTGTTTCTGGTAAAACAGGTGTGGTTACTAACTTTAAACTGATTGTAGATAAAGAGAGTAAAGTTCCTCTAAAAAAGAGAGAACAAGTTGTTAGAGAAGATATGTATAATGACTTGGGTATTTTTGCTCGACAGATAAAGGTTAATAATTTATATAAAGGAATTACCAACATAGCAACTACTTTTGGTTTTTCTGGTGTAGAGCCCAATACGATTATGATGGGGTGGCCAAAAGGTCTCGAAGATTCATCTGAATATGCAGAAATGACGGAAACACTACTCTATTTAGATTATAATTTATTGTATCTAGATTTTGATAGAAAATCTAAATTTGGTAGGTATAAAACAATCGATTTATGGTGGAGAGAAACTGATAGTAAAAATGCAGAAATGATGCTAAATATTGCGCGTTTCATTATTGCTGCTCCAAAATGGAATCAAACTTCTATACGTGTTTTATTTGTAGATAATAATAATGTGGGGCCTGAAATTATACATGCAAAAATATCTAAACTGGTAGAAGATCTTAGGGTGTTAGTACAAATTGTAATTGTAGAGAATGTTATAGATCAAATTCCTTTTTACGATCTGATAAAAAAATATTCTAAATCTACCGATTTAACTGTTGTTGGAATACCTAATTATAAAATAGAAAAACAAGCTCAATTTATTCTTAAAACAAATGATTTGTTCGAAACTATTGGCTCTACTTTATTAGTAAAAGCAGCCAATAATTTTAATGTGTTAGATTTAGATTTTGTAGAGGATGAATAG
- a CDS encoding methyltransferase domain-containing protein, which translates to MNLSESFWENKYQTNKIGWDLGAVSPPLKTYFDQLTNKDLKILIPGGGNSYEAEYLFNNGFTNVYVIDLAKSALVNIKNRVAGFPESQLILGDFFELDQTFDLIIEQTFFCAIHPDLREKYALKMNHLLGEKGKLVGLLFDAKLNEHHPPFGGNKEEYINYFDPYFNLDIFTACYNSYPNRQKMELFVKFVKK; encoded by the coding sequence ATGAACTTATCTGAAAGTTTTTGGGAAAATAAGTATCAAACAAACAAAATTGGTTGGGATTTAGGAGCTGTTTCTCCTCCTTTAAAAACATATTTTGATCAATTAACAAATAAAGACTTAAAAATTTTAATTCCAGGTGGTGGAAATTCTTACGAAGCAGAATATCTTTTTAACAACGGTTTTACCAATGTTTATGTAATAGATTTAGCTAAAAGTGCTTTGGTAAATATTAAAAATAGGGTTGCAGGATTTCCGGAATCACAATTAATATTAGGTGATTTTTTTGAGTTAGATCAAACTTTTGATTTGATTATTGAACAAACTTTTTTCTGTGCAATACATCCTGATTTAAGAGAAAAGTATGCGTTAAAAATGAACCATTTGTTAGGTGAGAAAGGGAAATTAGTAGGATTACTTTTCGATGCAAAACTAAATGAGCACCATCCACCTTTTGGTGGGAATAAAGAAGAGTATATTAACTACTTCGATCCCTATTTTAATCTGGATATTTTTACAGCATGTTATAATTCTTATCCGAACAGACAAAAAATGGAATTGTTTGTGAAGTTTGTAAAGAAGTAA
- a CDS encoding AraC family transcriptional regulator, with translation MKTTLKSAIFDKNILVKSFQKNFKTPNYTEETTEINNNSLKGTQTEICINGLRIIIRDLKTENYNIDVQHDFPLFKLQFEIEGYSHYVPLNSSQTEIFIPDAHYNLFYLPEVNGNLNYKTKSRKTLEILFTEQYLKDIIGSNFKQILHKLGAAISNKTPFLMWKKSKPISIELKKHINQIINCKYPDDLKKAYLEAKINELLIQLLAKTNEENYEKENSLLPIEDYNNILKISEYIHINLEKSLTITELAATIGVNTSKLKHDFKVIYATTIFKYITKNRMEKAKELILEKNCNITEAAYKVGYKHSQHFTVAFKKIYGYLPSKLTDLNTFK, from the coding sequence ATGAAAACAACACTAAAAAGTGCCATTTTTGATAAAAACATATTAGTAAAATCATTTCAAAAAAATTTTAAAACGCCTAATTACACAGAAGAAACAACTGAGATAAATAACAATAGTCTAAAAGGAACACAAACAGAAATTTGTATTAATGGTTTAAGAATTATAATAAGAGATCTTAAGACAGAAAATTATAATATAGATGTACAGCATGATTTTCCTTTATTTAAATTACAATTTGAAATAGAAGGTTATAGCCATTATGTACCCTTAAATTCATCGCAAACAGAAATTTTTATTCCAGATGCACATTATAACTTATTTTACTTACCAGAAGTTAATGGCAATCTAAATTATAAAACAAAAAGTAGAAAAACCTTAGAAATACTTTTTACAGAACAATATCTGAAGGATATTATTGGCTCCAATTTTAAACAAATACTACACAAATTAGGTGCAGCCATCTCTAATAAAACCCCATTTTTAATGTGGAAAAAGAGCAAGCCAATATCCATAGAATTAAAAAAACATATTAATCAAATTATAAATTGTAAGTATCCTGATGATTTAAAAAAAGCATATTTAGAAGCAAAAATAAACGAATTGTTGATACAGTTATTAGCTAAAACCAATGAAGAAAATTATGAAAAAGAAAATAGCCTTTTACCTATAGAAGATTATAATAATATTCTAAAAATAAGTGAATACATACATATAAATCTAGAAAAATCTTTAACAATTACTGAATTAGCTGCAACAATAGGAGTAAATACATCTAAACTTAAACATGATTTTAAAGTAATATATGCTACAACAATTTTTAAGTATATAACTAAAAATAGAATGGAAAAGGCAAAAGAATTAATACTAGAAAAAAATTGTAATATAACAGAAGCGGCATATAAAGTTGGCTACAAACATTCACAACACTTTACGGTTGCATTTAAAAAGATTTATGGCTATTTACCTAGCAAATTAACAGATTTAAACACCTTTAAATAA
- the nadB gene encoding L-aspartate oxidase, translating to MLPDKKIISTDFLVIGSGISGLTFALKTATKFKEAKITIVTKDEQSESNTKYAQGGIATVYNKTVDTFEQHINDTLVAGDGLCDEEVVRMVVENAPNRLQELINWGTEFDENENGNYDLGREGGHSQNRILHHTDITGAEIERALLAQVNALPNIEFLTYHYAIDLITEHQTKKTKTKRNGKISCYGAYVLDEKNARVKTFVSKFTLLASGGNGQVYETTTNPTVATGDGIGIAYRAKAEISEMEFIQFHPTALYNPGEYPAFLISEAVRGFGAKLRDYNGDFFMHKYDEREELASRDIVARAIDNELKKSGKPHVYLDCTNLDMVKFKEHFPNITEKCASLNIDVTKDYIPVVPASHYICGGVNVNKKAKTSIKKLYACGEVTRTGLHGGNRLASNSLLEGLVYAHNAFLNVSKKYNKAKAPKDIPVWNDSGVIKNMEKILIAHDRNEVKTIMTNYVGIVRSNERLLRAEKRLKVLYEDNKRLYDYSELSIDLCELRNLITTAYLITQFSKKRTENCGGFYSLDCISK from the coding sequence ATGTTACCTGATAAAAAAATAATTTCCACTGATTTTTTAGTGATTGGTTCTGGAATTTCTGGATTAACTTTTGCCTTAAAAACAGCTACTAAGTTTAAAGAAGCAAAAATTACAATTGTTACAAAAGACGAACAGAGTGAGTCTAACACAAAGTATGCACAAGGTGGTATTGCAACCGTTTACAACAAAACAGTAGATACTTTTGAGCAACATATAAATGATACTTTAGTTGCTGGTGATGGCTTGTGTGATGAAGAAGTAGTAAGAATGGTTGTAGAAAATGCACCAAACAGACTGCAAGAGTTGATAAATTGGGGAACCGAATTTGATGAAAATGAAAATGGAAACTATGATTTAGGTCGTGAAGGCGGACATTCTCAAAACAGAATATTACATCATACTGATATTACGGGAGCAGAGATAGAACGTGCTTTATTGGCACAAGTAAATGCATTACCTAATATAGAATTTCTTACCTATCATTACGCGATAGATTTAATTACAGAACATCAAACTAAAAAGACAAAAACAAAACGAAATGGCAAAATTTCTTGTTATGGAGCTTATGTTTTAGATGAAAAAAATGCGAGAGTAAAAACTTTTGTTAGCAAATTTACACTTTTAGCTTCTGGTGGAAATGGTCAAGTATATGAAACCACCACAAACCCAACGGTTGCAACTGGAGATGGAATAGGAATTGCTTACCGTGCAAAAGCAGAAATCTCTGAAATGGAATTTATTCAGTTTCATCCAACGGCGTTGTACAACCCTGGGGAATATCCTGCCTTTTTAATTTCTGAAGCTGTACGAGGATTTGGTGCAAAACTAAGAGATTACAATGGTGATTTCTTTATGCATAAATATGATGAAAGAGAAGAATTAGCCTCTAGAGACATTGTTGCTAGAGCCATTGATAATGAGCTAAAAAAGAGTGGAAAACCTCATGTATATTTAGATTGTACGAATCTAGATATGGTGAAATTTAAAGAACATTTTCCTAATATTACAGAAAAATGTGCTTCATTAAATATTGATGTAACTAAAGATTATATTCCAGTTGTACCTGCTTCTCATTATATCTGTGGCGGTGTAAATGTGAATAAAAAAGCAAAAACTTCTATCAAGAAATTATATGCTTGTGGCGAGGTTACCAGAACTGGCTTGCATGGTGGAAATAGATTGGCTTCTAATTCTTTATTAGAAGGCTTGGTATATGCTCACAATGCATTTTTAAATGTTTCTAAAAAATATAATAAAGCCAAAGCGCCAAAAGATATTCCTGTTTGGAATGATAGCGGTGTTATTAAAAACATGGAGAAAATATTAATTGCGCATGATAGAAATGAAGTAAAAACTATTATGACAAATTATGTAGGTATTGTGCGCTCTAACGAGCGTTTGTTACGAGCAGAAAAGCGTTTAAAAGTACTTTACGAAGACAACAAGCGCCTCTATGACTATTCTGAACTTTCTATAGATTTATGTGAATTAAGAAACTTAATTACAACAGCTTACCTTATTACACAATTTTCTAAAAAGAGAACCGAAAATTGTGGTGGTTTTTATAGCTTAGATTGTATTTCTAAATAA
- a CDS encoding c-type heme family protein — MKLLTLFIAVSFMFGCKDAKKSPTYSKKSVSETQEHIGKKLMETNCYVCHNATTPEDNRIAPPMIAIKKRYLMENTTKAAFIASMQNWIENPTRENAIMYGAVERFGLMPKQAFPKETIQQIADYMFVSEIEKPTWFEEHYNQQFGNGGGNGKRMQRQQQGINLKKLSYSEKGLKYALATKSVLGKNLMGTIQKKGTLEALKFCNIKADPLTDSMSIMYKATIKRVSDKPRNVNNTANILEKGYIAVFKKEVQLNKESEPIVVESAENVKFYYPIKTNSMCLQCHGTPTSDIKNTTLAEIDKLYPDDLAVGYTENQVRGIWSITFHK; from the coding sequence ATGAAACTTTTAACTTTATTTATAGCAGTGTCTTTTATGTTTGGATGTAAAGATGCTAAAAAGTCTCCTACTTATTCTAAAAAATCAGTTTCAGAAACACAAGAACATATTGGTAAAAAGTTAATGGAAACCAATTGTTATGTTTGTCATAATGCTACAACTCCAGAAGATAACCGAATTGCACCACCAATGATTGCTATTAAAAAACGGTATTTAATGGAAAATACTACAAAAGCTGCATTTATAGCATCGATGCAAAATTGGATTGAAAACCCAACCAGAGAAAATGCTATTATGTATGGTGCTGTAGAGCGTTTTGGACTGATGCCAAAACAGGCTTTTCCAAAAGAAACCATCCAACAAATTGCAGATTATATGTTTGTGTCTGAAATTGAAAAACCAACATGGTTCGAAGAACATTACAATCAACAATTTGGAAATGGAGGTGGTAATGGAAAACGAATGCAAAGACAACAACAAGGTATTAATTTAAAAAAACTATCGTACAGTGAAAAAGGATTGAAGTATGCATTAGCTACTAAAAGTGTTTTGGGTAAAAACTTAATGGGTACAATTCAAAAAAAAGGAACACTAGAGGCATTGAAATTTTGCAATATAAAAGCAGATCCTTTAACAGATAGTATGTCTATAATGTATAAAGCAACTATAAAAAGAGTATCAGACAAACCTAGAAATGTAAATAATACAGCTAATATTTTAGAGAAAGGATATATTGCTGTTTTTAAAAAAGAGGTACAGTTAAATAAAGAGTCAGAGCCCATTGTTGTTGAATCTGCAGAAAATGTAAAGTTTTATTACCCAATTAAAACAAATAGTATGTGTTTGCAATGTCACGGTACACCAACTTCGGATATTAAAAACACTACTTTAGCAGAAATAGATAAGTTATATCCAGATGACTTAGCAGTTGGCTATACAGAAAATCAAGTAAGAGGAATTTGGAGTATTACCTTTCATAAATAA
- the nadA gene encoding quinolinate synthase NadA, with translation METLVSAKKNLNKKGFLDIETPNIDYVKEILKLKKEKNAVLLAHYYQIDEIQEIADFVGDSLALAQQAAKTDADIIVFAGVHFMAETAKILNPTKKVLLPDLLAGCSLADSCPPEQFSEFKKKHPDHLVVTYINCSAEIKALSDYVCTSSNARKIIDSIPQDQPIIFAPDRNLGDYLNKETGREMLLWDGACMVHEAFSMEKLIDLYKEHPDAELIAHPESEAHMLKVAKYIGSTSGLLNHVKNSDKKKFIVATEAGILFQMLQENPDKIIIPAPAKEDNTCACSECAYMKMNTLKKLYLCLKHELPNIEVEAELCKKAIIPINRMLELSK, from the coding sequence ATGGAAACTTTAGTTAGTGCAAAAAAAAACCTCAACAAAAAAGGATTTTTAGATATTGAAACTCCTAATATTGATTATGTTAAGGAAATTTTGAAACTAAAAAAGGAGAAGAATGCAGTTCTTTTAGCGCATTATTATCAAATAGATGAAATTCAAGAAATTGCAGATTTTGTTGGTGATAGTTTGGCTTTAGCACAACAAGCTGCTAAAACAGATGCAGACATCATTGTTTTTGCAGGAGTTCATTTTATGGCAGAAACTGCAAAAATATTAAATCCTACTAAAAAAGTTTTATTACCAGACTTACTAGCAGGTTGTTCTTTGGCAGATTCTTGTCCGCCAGAACAATTTTCAGAATTTAAAAAGAAGCATCCAGATCATTTAGTTGTTACGTATATAAATTGCTCTGCAGAAATAAAAGCTTTAAGCGATTACGTTTGTACGTCTTCTAATGCTAGAAAAATTATTGATTCTATTCCGCAAGATCAACCTATTATTTTTGCTCCAGATAGAAATTTAGGAGATTATTTAAATAAAGAAACAGGACGAGAAATGTTGCTTTGGGATGGAGCTTGTATGGTTCATGAAGCTTTTTCTATGGAAAAACTGATAGATTTATACAAAGAACACCCAGATGCAGAATTAATTGCGCATCCAGAATCTGAAGCACACATGCTTAAAGTTGCCAAATATATCGGTTCTACTTCTGGTCTTTTAAATCATGTAAAAAACAGCGATAAAAAGAAATTTATTGTTGCTACAGAAGCCGGAATTTTGTTTCAGATGCTACAAGAAAACCCTGATAAGATAATTATTCCTGCTCCAGCAAAAGAAGACAACACATGTGCTTGCAGTGAATGTGCTTACATGAAAATGAATACTTTAAAGAAATTATACTTGTGTTTAAAACACGAATTACCAAATATAGAAGTGGAAGCAGAATTATGTAAAAAAGCAATAATTCCTATTAATAGAATGCTTGAGCTTTCTAAATAA
- a CDS encoding cytochrome ubiquinol oxidase subunit I, which produces MEDMIFYDRLQFAFTITFHYIFPQLTMGLSLLIVYYKWKYLRNNNEKYNNAAKFLMKIFAINFTMGVITGIPMEFQFGTNWAKFSELTGGIIGQTLAMEGLFSFFLESSFLALFIFGEKLMGQKLHFLTGFLVFLGSWASGWFILATNAWMQHPVGYEILENGKFVLENFSALFTNPWLLPAFLHNQMASVVTSSFVVASIGAFYILRKKQVEYGKLFLKTGVVFGLISSLLVAFPTGDWNAKNVAKYQPAAFAAMEGIFETEEAGAEIVLIGQPNMVEKKLDNKIAVPNILSFLTHQDWNKQIPGMDQFKEEELPDNIPALYYSYHIMVGLGTIFIGIMALALFFLWRKKLYTFKPLLWFIMFLVPFPYIANITGWYTAELGRQPYLVYGLLKTSDGVSPTVSSGNTLFTLLGFVALYMLLGLLFLVLVGKTINEGPKLQKH; this is translated from the coding sequence ATGGAAGACATGATCTTTTATGATAGGTTGCAATTTGCATTTACTATCACCTTTCACTACATATTTCCGCAATTAACAATGGGGCTCTCATTGCTGATCGTTTATTATAAATGGAAATATCTAAGAAATAATAATGAAAAGTACAATAATGCTGCAAAATTTTTGATGAAGATTTTTGCAATTAATTTTACAATGGGTGTTATAACGGGAATTCCAATGGAGTTTCAATTTGGTACCAATTGGGCAAAATTTTCTGAGCTTACAGGCGGAATTATTGGTCAAACTTTAGCTATGGAAGGCCTGTTTTCATTCTTTTTAGAATCTTCCTTTTTAGCACTCTTTATTTTTGGTGAAAAACTAATGGGACAGAAATTACATTTCTTAACAGGTTTCTTAGTGTTTTTGGGTTCTTGGGCAAGTGGTTGGTTTATTTTAGCTACCAATGCTTGGATGCAACACCCAGTTGGTTACGAAATTTTAGAGAATGGAAAATTTGTGTTAGAAAATTTCTCTGCTCTTTTTACCAACCCATGGTTGTTACCTGCTTTTTTACACAATCAAATGGCATCTGTGGTAACCTCATCTTTTGTGGTAGCAAGTATTGGTGCTTTTTATATTTTAAGAAAAAAACAAGTAGAATACGGGAAGTTATTTTTAAAAACAGGTGTGGTTTTCGGATTAATTTCTAGCCTTTTAGTGGCTTTCCCTACAGGAGACTGGAATGCTAAAAACGTTGCAAAATATCAGCCAGCGGCTTTTGCTGCCATGGAAGGGATTTTTGAAACAGAAGAAGCTGGAGCAGAAATTGTGTTGATTGGACAGCCCAATATGGTAGAAAAAAAATTAGATAATAAAATTGCAGTTCCGAATATTTTAAGTTTTTTAACCCATCAAGATTGGAATAAACAAATTCCTGGAATGGACCAGTTTAAAGAAGAAGAATTGCCAGATAATATTCCGGCTCTTTACTATTCCTACCATATTATGGTTGGTTTAGGTACCATATTTATTGGTATTATGGCTTTGGCGCTTTTCTTTCTATGGCGAAAAAAGTTGTATACCTTTAAGCCATTACTTTGGTTTATTATGTTTTTAGTTCCGTTTCCATACATCGCAAATATTACAGGTTGGTATACGGCAGAACTTGGTAGACAACCGTATTTAGTGTATGGTCTGTTAAAAACAAGCGATGGTGTTTCTCCGACAGTATCATCTGGTAATACCTTATTTACTTTATTGGGTTTTGTGGCTTTGTATATGTTACTAGGACTATTATTTTTAGTTTTAGTTGGTAAAACAATCAACGAAGGTCCTAAACTTCAAAAACATTAA
- the trxA gene encoding thioredoxin, with translation MSNFTEIINQDKAVLVDFFAEWCGPCKTMSPILKEVKDALGDAVSIVKIDVDKNQSLAAKYQVRGVPTLMLYKSGKQVWRQSGVVSKNELITIINNGSN, from the coding sequence ATGAGTAATTTTACAGAAATAATAAATCAAGATAAAGCTGTTTTAGTAGACTTTTTTGCAGAATGGTGTGGACCTTGTAAAACAATGAGTCCAATTTTAAAAGAAGTAAAAGACGCTTTAGGTGATGCAGTTTCTATTGTTAAAATAGATGTTGATAAAAACCAATCTTTAGCAGCAAAATACCAAGTAAGAGGTGTACCAACCTTAATGTTATATAAGTCTGGTAAACAAGTTTGGAGACAATCTGGTGTGGTATCAAAAAACGAGTTAATTACTATTATAAATAACGGTAGTAATTAA